The following DNA comes from Cotesia glomerata isolate CgM1 unplaced genomic scaffold, MPM_Cglom_v2.3 scaffold_49, whole genome shotgun sequence.
cgatttatatattatattgttttatatgaaatgaagaaaaaaaaaacaaaaaaaaatctactcAAGACTGTTGTGAAATTTacagttttattttatcaaaatgaccaaaaatgttatttattatttgttttaaattcgGGGCCATATTTAGCACAACGACGCATAGCCAGGCTGTGTGAAAAATCTCTATTTACATAACTCTACAAAGAGGCGCTAAAATTATGTATTGAATGacggtaataaaaaaataaaattaatcgttttgataaaaaaaatttaaaaaatagtagtttttgataataaaatgtgATTATTGGATTTGCCTCagaacaattaataaataaaaataaatcggtgtaaatattacatGTTTACCAGCAGCTTGGTTATCGTTTAACGTAATACactattattgattatttttgaatattaaatgcTAGACATTGCGCGggtcaaaataaataacaattgttAAGAAATCTAATCTTCCGTAGAGTGCCCGGATCACTATCGATTAACGTTTGCTGAAACGTTTTGGAGtgattctaaatatatttgtaaatagCTACCGTTAAAATTCCTTATTATAAACAACAGCGAcagcaaacaaacaaacaaacaagcaacaacaacaaacaCAAAAACAAATAgaatataattgataaaaataaaaaagtaagtaGCTATGTATAAAGTTTCGTACATTGTTTAGATTTTTAGTATAACTAGATATCCAAAATCAGTTaccaattattaaaaaacaaaatgaaaaaaaaatataaaaacttgaaataaataaataaaaaataattatcacgtctgattattttaattcaaccCTAATGTCCATAACCAGTCGAATTATATAAGtacttattaattactatCGCAGGTGAGATAAATGATTGCATAAGGTAaatacagtaataataattaattaattgtaaatacaattataaatagatatataatatatatatttttttttgtatttttattgagtGTTGCGAATATATACAAAGGATGAACCTAAATAACTATTATATTGTATAACTAAATAAACAAAGGCATTATAATAGTGATAAcatgatttaatattaatttaaataacataatattattattactattgttataATAATAGATATAATATAAACTCAACGATTATATAAAGTAACGGaatcacttttaattttttatttccaagttattgttttattaaagtttctatttttgttttgttttcattattatcattattgttaattactttataaaatcactggactaattttattcaagtatatgcatcacatttaaaaaaaagaaaaaaattatatgcatTACATTAATTCGAGttttatttgttcaataataACTATacgacaaaaattaataataaatagagtTTAGTATAAGAACGTAAGTAATATTCACAATTATTGCTCATTAAATATCTCATGGACACGATTCTTCACTCAATAAAAcgtttcatattttttttttttttttttttttttttttttttaacgttttCAATTGTCGCAAGGTCaagctattttttgttttcgCTATATCATGATCcgttcaataaattatattaagttaaattataatgatatatttatattgaatgattaatttttcacacagtttagttttttcaaatagtgatttaaaataaaaatttttttcaataatttaacccctaattttaaactttttcacaaatatttatacCCTTTGCCACAAGAAAAATAGAATTCTTAAAACTTAAATTCATTGTGCTCACAATGATGTAacgctgttaaaattttaataataattattattattttactttagttTTAATTGATAGTAGccattgattttattatttttttttcagcaatttagtgtataaaaataattacaatcacAATCACaaaccatttaatattatcatttacTGTAATTATCTTTATCATTAAATCTTTCGATAATcgtaaaagaaaatatttattttgaggCCACACTAAAGCTCATAAGAAATTGAGCGTAACAACAACTGATTATCAAGCGACAGCAATGCTCACTAATTTATTCGATATACatatagttaaatatttataatagatatatcaaaaatatccttaataaaatagagcatttttatatttaaatattctgtTCCATTCCGAGTACAATTTACCTTCAAAATTCCTTTCAGAAATACATGTCATAGCTTATTAAATcattatgatgatgatgatgatgatggtgataATCATCATTATTTCATTTTGTAGAGATGAATTTAAACTTGTTTCTTTAATTCCTTTCAGTAAAACGGAGAGAAAGTTACTAATTATTCAtacaaactatttttttactgGCGAGTTAAAATTGTCTTTGTTGagcttttatttttcaataattacaattattttaaatattttagtattcactaaaaatatataatataaaaaaaagttaaattttctttatacaattaataaattcttttcgTATTTAATACAAGCAgttataaattactttgaatttattgtaACTCAATACAATTCTCTCCGTTATCAGTCCCatatattttagtaatttattactattattattataataatatcttaataactaaaatatttacatcCACACTATCACTTTCAAGACAGCCATTTATTTCCATACATAGTGTTCAAAAATTCCTTTTagcatattttattaattggatGGAATTAAGCAATAACGTCTTAaccaacatttttaaaaaaatcgagttattatGATAAACTAAGTAATCTTATGATACTAAGTACGTTCATCataataactcgattttttttaaaatgttggTTAAGACGTTATTGCTTAATTCCATCCAATTATtgttgcaattatttttattgcattaTTCGACAAATATTATTAACGTCTGTTTTTCCTTTTCAGTATTTacgtaaattaatatatagtaACACGTGTTATATATTACTAACATTACCTTCTCTGATATATTTTGTTGATTTCAATTCGATATGAAAGATAAGAATTATCATTGTAAAGTATAACATAGCTTCCCTCTAGTAAGACAATATatctattgttattaataataattattattattttaatggcaataataattattatcttatcgtcaatttatttgaataactaaaatcattatttttattattaaatcaattatttacagTGAAAGTAAAATAAACGTAATAAATAAGCTCAACGCGTCTTAActaaatattctaaaaatattcGGCATTATTCTAAacgtataatatttttttccattttcatatttttcgcTTCCATAaccacaaatattatttatttcctgCGTAAAGACGTATAACAAGAGAATAGTAACtatttacttaataaataattattaaaattattattaatttataatatttattcgaaaaaaatacaatctagaaaataattatgcaAAGCTACGAAATAataagaacaaaaaataattcgtgTTAATTTTAAACGTATGAAAGATCTAttagtgagaaaaaaatattttttatttcctaaactaaaaaaaattctacaaatatatgatataattttatattatttatgtttcaactattgatttttttcaataataaaaataaaaataataataataatattaactaccataaaaaaaatcattttttctcacttaatatttttttaaattcaaatatatatatattgacaATTAGGCACTTTTTTGTATTGAATTGATTCAAACGTcaaatataaatcatttatttaatataatttttaattaatatattttaacgcCGCATTGTTTTCTCAGTCgttttttagataattatcaattacgtCTTTATCTCTTGGTCACATGTTGTTAAATGTGTACGTGcattaacattttatttttaaatacaaaattaaatatttcttttttttttaaatatatttattataatatcttAAATGTGTACTCAGCacataatgaattaaaattttataccaaaaaaataattacgttTACTTACATATCTTTTAAAGTTTAATCaccaatttattattttttgcttgtctatttaacatttacatcGATAATAACAATTCCCGTATTATTATCGATGCTATTATATTTGTCGTAATTATTTTcgtcataataataatgataattataattattatttactaaaagaataaaaaacttaaacttttagtcatttaattttacgttttactttaaaacgtctcttgttattattattattattattatttttaatattatgacTATTTCgatcaataacaataatatttttgtgtCACTTGTCAACAGTACGATGAATTGTTTGCGGTATTACCGTCAATGATTTAGGTATTTTTGGTAATATTGGTATCGGATTATTACTAGGTGGCTTTGTTGTAACTTGTATCGattttggtaaatttaaattgtttattagaTTTTGCGTAGGTGTATTCTCATTAATAAGTGATCGAACGTCGCAAATAAGTGGCTCAAAGTCACCACGACTTTGTCGATTCAACATTTCTTGCTGCATTCTTATATGCTcgtgaaattgaaaattttgtcgCGCTACTATTTGTGCTGATTTTAGCTGCTGTACATTTGTCGCATTAACATTCGTCACAGCCAGAGAATTAGTTAATGATGCTAAAGACGTTGACGTGGATGTTGAAGTCGCCGAAGGAAATGAAGTTGTAGTCATTTTTTCacttaacattttttgtttctttaaCGATTGCAGCCGCTTAAAATCTGGCTCGCTCATATGAATAACTTTTCCACCCGATGTACTCCCAGTTATTTTATTTGGAAATGCGTCTTTACGTTTGGCACTACCATTAGCAGTAGAATTGGTCATAACACTGCTATTACTACTGTTGCTACCACTACTCGAGGGTAAATTCAGTCGCTGAAGACTCGGAGGAGGCTTTTTAATAATGGAGACAccagtatttattttaagaattctCGGTGGATTTGATTTGGTATTGAGCTGCTGTGATGATTGTGTTTGTTGCTtttgctgctgctgttgctgtAATAATTGACTTAAACTTAACTTATCAGGCGTTGCAGTAGTTATCGGAGGTGTAGTTATCAAAGAACTTGTACTGGGAGTACTAGTAGCTAGTCTGTCTCTCTCCAATAAATAACCACCACTCAAACGCCTTGAATTACTAAATTCATTTGGCAACGGATCTGTTATCGGCTCATCAACTTTTTCCGGGCCCTCGTATGATATCAAACGATTTTGCACAGATGTTGAATAATTAATGGCATTACGTGAAGCATTTGGTGCAAGTACGAGATCACCAGAACGATAATATTTCTCTAGTAGTATCAAGTGACGCAGAAACGAGCTTTGATTCCCGTATGGCCTTTGAAGCTCTTGCCAAAGAAGCTTTGTATCACGATCATACTGTATAATGGTAGCACATTTCTCCCACCCTTGCGGTGTTACCTCACgtacatttgaaaattcaacatTTGCATGTAAACCCATTTCCTCTTCACCAGGGAACAATGTTCTTACACTTATTGATGGATTTGCACCGAGTCTTTGAACAACCGGAGTTATATCATTATTAAGTTTTGGTCGCTTTGGCAATCGCGTTAAGGTAACTTCTTTGTCCATCGCTAGTATTTCAACAACATCATTgctattgtcattattattgttattattactattagtattatggttattattattattattattattattattattattaaatactgGTGATGTTGTTGAATATAAATGTTGATCTAACGCTTTACGTTTCTTCAGTTTTTCAACAGCGCTCTCTAAATCAAGAATTTGGGTTTCAGTCGTTGTGTCATCGTCAGTAACACTAGCCTTAGGATGTTGTTCATCCGAATCTCGATTAACAGTATCATCTATTTGTGATGTTGCAGGAGGATTTGATTTGACGGGTTCAGGTGTTGATTTTTCAGATGTCGATTTATCCGAATTATCTACTGAAAACTTCGATGGACCGCCAGTCCCACTAGCACTGTTACCGCCACCTCCACTACCAACACTACTAccacttttatttaaactgtttttggattttttacgCTTGTCTTTCATAGAGAGGCCTTGCTGTGACAACTCGTCGTCTTCGTCTTCTGTTACATCTATATTATGGATTTCTAACAGACGTTTCCGATAACTTTTGCAATACGCTTTATTGTTTGCTTTCATACTTTCAACGTCCTTAAACTTAAAGTGCATATTTACGAAATATCGACAGAGCTTGCAAAGAAAAGTACCGGATGTCACTAATACTGGTACTCTTTGTTGTTCGAGTAAGCGATTCAACTCATTTGTTTCCGATGGAGTTACGGCATAAGCTTGATTTCTGGTCAAGCGACGAGTACACAAGgcacatattaaaaatttctctatCAACGCGTAATGATCAACACAAAAGTACATTGATGAATGTTGATTTGGTTCCACTGTGACGTCAATTTTCatctgtaattaaattatcatttgttatatcaagattatttatttttaggttattagttaatattattactatgacaaaaatgttaattaataaattcattaccTGATTTTGTATACTTGGCTTTATCTTTTGGATCCAACGACGTTTAACAGTGTGTCTAGCTGGATTCCGACAATCTTTTACGTTACATTTTGAAACCAGCAGCTGACGATGTACTCGTTGGGGTTTTGAGCTTGTATTGGTTGGACTCATGTTtgcctataaaaaattattattaaaaatatatataaacaacTAGAATAGTGGTTTTTGGCACATCTTTAGCTTGACAggataagtaaaaataaacaataaaaaattcttactttTCTGTCAACATGCCGATAACATGCGTCACAAAGACACGAGTCTGTAGTAAGATGGCCCTCagcggataaaattttttctcggcGTTCATCAGATTTTAATTGTGCTAAATGCATCGGCGTATCTAAAGAACCAAATTTTCCAAAGCAATAACAACAAACATCAGCACACGGTCTTCCTGGGTGAATTGAAAATGACGAGTATTTCTCCGGTATTATCAAACGTGGTCGAGTTTTAACTGATATATCCTCGTGTTCTTCATCTGCAATCAtcattttacattaaaaatttttttttaacaaaaaataataattattattaatattgaaagataatttagttatttgaataaatagaattaaaaattaaatagtgaagagaataaattatttttgcatgcatatttaaaattagtagaagcaatttttttaaatgtggattaaaattttttttgttgtttcatcgaatatttttttaattaaaggtGAAGTGAATAAAAGGAAGgtatgattaataatatagtTATGCCCGCAACCAGGATTACCGCAAGATTGTCTGTGGTTAGTAGAGAGCTTTCGGTTCGCACCAGAGCTGCTATCGCCCAAACCACTGGTTCCCAGCtggaataaaaagaaaaaaatcattattatcattaactCTCGTAATTAAACaccaaatgataaattaaaaataataaatttttaataaattctcacCTCCTTCTGAATGGTGTAAAACTCCGATGTATCTCCTCCGTCTCCGTCGTTGCGTCCTTGTTTGAGTACCATCTTCAAGGGAGACCTCGACTGCTTTTTGTCCTTATCCTTGTCCTTGCTGACTCTAATGATAGTTTTTAATGTGCCAGTGTACTGCTCACGCTTGGCTTTTTCCAATCGTTCAGCAGCTTTTTCCATCGACTCTAAACCCAGCAAACGCAGAATTGATTCTTTTCTCGCCTTGTCTTCGGgggtttctaaaattttaaaagaaacacTACTTGTCGACTCACCGGAAGTTGAAGCTTCATCGGAGTCTTTCAAAACGTTTTCGGTTTGAATCTTGGTAGCTTTAGATTCATTGTCAGATACTTCTGTTATGGTAATAACAGGTACCGCATCTTCGCTACTAGATTCTTTCTTTGTAACATCATCATCAACTTTCGGATTAGCttcttttatttcaatttggTCACCAGCTGGATTTACTGAGGATTCTTTTAGCTTAATACTATCACATCTGCCTCTTGATAATCTTTCAGTTTTACCGACCTTAGAAGTCTCAATATCGTTTTCAGATTTACTGCGATTGTCGTTATTCTTATCACGTGCACTTTCAGACGGCGAGAAAACACGTAAGCTTTTAGTACCTTCTATTCTTTTCGACAATTTATCAACAGACAACGAtcgtttattttcatttatagttGCGACTTCGTTGTCCAATAAAGTTTCTTCTTTTTgttgttctaattttttattatcccGTCGACTTCGCTTGCTCTTCAAACTCTGGGGCGATGTTTCAAGCTCCTTTCGTTTTTTAACCTCTCGACTTCTTCTACCACGAGTTATCGGTTCTGGTTCTTCAATCTTCACAACAACCGCAGTCTCGGTTTCGTCTTTCGATTTCATCCCAGTCGATTCACCTGTCTCATTTGTACTAGCTTTATTTGTTTTCAAATCATCCGATTTAGCTTCACCACTGGCTTCCGCAGCTTTCAAAGCTCTCTCAGATTTCCTCAATTTATCCCTTGCTCTCAGAACACGCCTTCCTTCTTCAACACCGGATTTATTGATATCACTAGACTTTTCTTCTCGTGATTTGACTTCATTTCCAATTTCTGATGCTGCTGCTTTTTCCGAAGTTTTGTTCGTATTTTCTTCTTGAGAAATCGAGCTTGGTTCTGGGGAGACTGATTTTTGCTTTTCTTCATTCTTTACTTCTTGGTTGACTTCAGTAACTTTATCGCCGACCTTTTCTATGACTTCATAATCATTGTCGTCAATTTCCgttgttaatttaatatcatctTCAATTTCTTCCTCATTAACAATAGATTCTTCTACTATTTCCATCGCACTTTCTTCAAGACTTACATTTTCGATTACTTCACTGTCTAAATTTGTTTGATCGTTACTTTCCACAACATCCTTTATTTTCACAACTTGCTCATTATTTTCTGCAGCCTCGACAATATTTTCCGGCAACTCAACATCCATCTCCAAATTTTTATCTTCCTCACTCTCATTACTCTGAGTATTGTCCAAATTACTTGGCAAGGGCTCAGTAACAAGCCTTTCAACTTCCATTGAAATAGTTTCTAGTGTTTCTTCTTCAGTCTCTTTAGTCATTGAGTCACAAGGTTTTACCGTAATTTTTTCTACGTTCAATTCTTCTCCAGAAACTTTTTCATCATTACTACACacagttttttttacttcttcttcttccttttctttttctttttcttgattttgatCTTCTTCCTCATCTTCTCGTTTTACTGCTTCTTGTACTTCTTCTACTACAACTGCAGTTGTTGCTGTTATCAGCAAACTTTCACTAGACTGGGAAGAGCTTTGACTTTGATCAGGCTCATTATGCGATTTTTTAGTACTATCACTTTTGATAAGTGCTGTTTCATCATTAGcatctttatttttagatgtctCAGCAGATTCAGAAATGTGTTGATTATCCTCTATGTTGTCACCCATGACTAGCTTCTCAATCTCTTTGGCAGTGTCCGCTACCTTGGGTACagaattactattattattattattagtagtaCTACTGTTAGTCGCTGTCTGTATTTTCAATCCATCTGCTTTTGTTTCTTCATTGTcattagtaattttattaagcaCACCTATTTTCTGCATACTTGTATTAAACGGTGCAACTACCTCTTCAATCTTTGGAGTATCAAAATTCTTGGTAATTCCTAATGATTTATCAAGAGATAAAAAGTCACTCCCAATTTTACTTTCTATAGATTTagcaatatttaatttaatatcttcaATCATTTTATCTATTTCCGATTTAGGGACAACACCGTCTATTTTTTCACTTCCATATAATGGGCccattgtttttttaacatcaatatTAAGGCTGCTGCGTCTTGCTTTAAGCGACTGTTTATCACCAATCGTTATCTTCCctaataaacaattatcttTTTTCAGTAAATCGAAGcccgataattttttaattggttCTTCAACAGGATTTGTCGTAGTTGTAGTCGTCTTACTATCAATCATGGAAATATCCTCACCAGTTATTGGCGTATCAGTACTCTTTGCTTTAGCTTTAGACCTTAAATTAGGCCCACCAGCTTCTCCGTCAACACTGCGATCAACTTgttcactattattattattctcggTCTCAGCATCTCTCTCATTCTCAGTAGCTTCACTCTGTCCTGACTCGACAT
Coding sequences within:
- the LOC123274640 gene encoding uncharacterized protein LOC123274640 isoform X2, with product MASREKKPLASSKSKQSKTNNDASLSSSPSRSNKNKSLPSQLFETVTPDRNNKSAIVLSSTLYRFRRGPISVRKSTGSIDRRISRLRSVPSLIDNKSSITTSTTTTTDNIGLDTSLYPGRRPKVSARKSCGATENYISRLRSVPSLNDNKSSTNIVLSNLKPKDNNKEQSIEVDGSLIDKNSDSTSCSSTSSTITSQSNSPKSNKKLKTVSPESQLKSAKVTNKLSERKKSVGKESLEDLKYLKTRKSSPAVVTTASEVKNSGKLKNSIDSTIDEVVAMVSDTETEELAPVDPDNKLEGKITRSKKMLIEECDIKKELVEPEEEIKSDDEGAETLLKANQSSRRRMSQRSLRNGKLRQLDSTEEKKARRHADDETDNADDEPNNVESGQSEATENERDAETENNNNSEQVDRSVDGEAGGPNLRSKAKAKSTDTPITGEDISMIDSKTTTTTTNPVEEPIKKLSGFDLLKKDNCLLGKITIGDKQSLKARRSSLNIDVKKTMGPLYGSEKIDGVVPKSEIDKMIEDIKLNIAKSIESKIGSDFLSLDKSLGITKNFDTPKIEEVVAPFNTSMQKIGVLNKITNDNEETKADGLKIQTATNSSTTNNNNNSNSVPKVADTAKEIEKLVMGDNIEDNQHISESAETSKNKDANDETALIKSDSTKKSHNEPDQSQSSSQSSESLLITATTAVVVEEVQEAVKREDEEEDQNQEKEKEKEEEEVKKTVCSNDEKVSGEELNVEKITVKPCDSMTKETEEETLETISMEVERLVTEPLPSNLDNTQSNESEEDKNLEMDVELPENIVEAAENNEQVVKIKDVVESNDQTNLDSEVIENVSLEESAMEIVEESIVNEEEIEDDIKLTTEIDDNDYEVIEKVGDKVTEVNQEVKNEEKQKSVSPEPSSISQEENTNKTSEKAAASEIGNEVKSREEKSSDINKSGVEEGRRVLRARDKLRKSERALKAAEASGEAKSDDLKTNKASTNETGESTGMKSKDETETAVVVKIEEPEPITRGRRSREVKKRKELETSPQSLKSKRSRRDNKKLEQQKEETLLDNEVATINENKRSLSVDKLSKRIEGTKSLRVFSPSESARDKNNDNRSKSENDIETSKVGKTERLSRGRCDSIKLKESSVNPAGDQIEIKEANPKVDDDVTKKESSSEDAVPVITITEVSDNESKATKIQTENVLKDSDEASTSGESTSSVSFKILETPEDKARKESILRLLGLESMEKAAERLEKAKREQYTGTLKTIIRVSKDKDKDKKQSRSPLKMVLKQGRNDGDGGDTSEFYTIQKELGTSGLGDSSSDEEHEDISVKTRPRLIIPEKYSSFSIHPGRPCADVCCYCFGKFGSLDTPMHLAQLKSDERREKILSAEGHLTTDSCLCDACYRHVDRKANMSPTNTSSKPQRVHRQLLVSKCNVKDCRNPARHTVKRRWIQKIKPSIQNQMKIDVTVEPNQHSSMYFCVDHYALIEKFLICALCTRRLTRNQAYAVTPSETNELNRLLEQQRVPVLVTSGTFLCKLCRYFVNMHFKFKDVESMKANNKAYCKSYRKRLLEIHNIDVTEDEDDELSQQGLSMKDKRKKSKNSLNKSGSSVGSGGGGNSASGTGGPSKFSVDNSDKSTSEKSTPEPVKSNPPATSQIDDTVNRDSDEQHPKASVTDDDTTTETQILDLESAVEKLKKRKALDQHLYSTTSPVFNNNNNNNNNNNNHNTNSNNNNNNDNSNDVVEILAMDKEVTLTRLPKRPKLNNDITPVVQRLGANPSISVRTLFPGEEEMGLHANVEFSNVREVTPQGWEKCATIIQYDRDTKLLWQELQRPYGNQSSFLRHLILLEKYYRSGDLVLAPNASRNAINYSTSVQNRLISYEGPEKVDEPITDPLPNEFSNSRRLSGGYLLERDRLATSTPSTSSLITTPPITTATPDKLSLSQLLQQQQQQKQQTQSSQQLNTKSNPPRILKINTGVSIIKKPPPSLQRLNLPSSSGSNSSNSSVMTNSTANGSAKRKDAFPNKITGSTSGGKVIHMSEPDFKRLQSLKKQKMLSEKMTTTSFPSATSTSTSTSLASLTNSLAVTNVNATNVQQLKSAQIVARQNFQFHEHIRMQQEMLNRQSRGDFEPLICDVRSLINENTPTQNLINNLNLPKSIQVTTKPPSNNPIPILPKIPKSLTVIPQTIHRTVDK
- the LOC123274640 gene encoding uncharacterized protein LOC123274640 isoform X1; the protein is MASREKKPLASSKSKQSKTNNDASLSSSPSRSNKNKSLPSQLFETVTPDRNNKSAIVLSSTLYRFRRGPISVRKSTGSIDRRISRLRSVPSLIDNKSSITTSTTTTTDNIGLDTSLYPGRRPKVSARKSCGATENYISRLRSVPSLNDNKSSTNIVLSNLKPKDNNKEQSIEVDGSLIDKNSDSTSCSSTSSTITSQSNSPKSNKKLKTVSPESQLKSAKVTNKLSERKKSVGKESLEDLKYLKTRKSSPAVVTTASEVKNSGKLKNSIDSTIDEVVAMVSDTETEELAPVDPDNKLEGKITRSKKMLIEECDIKKELVEPEEEIKSDDEGAETLLKANQSSRRRMSQRSLRNGKLRQLDSTEEKKARRHADDETDNADDEPNNVESGQSEATENERDAETENNNNSEQVDRSVDGEAGGPNLRSKAKAKSTDTPITGEDISMIDSKTTTTTTNPVEEPIKKLSGFDLLKKDNCLLGKITIGDKQSLKARRSSLNIDVKKTMGPLYGSEKIDGVVPKSEIDKMIEDIKLNIAKSIESKIGSDFLSLDKSLGITKNFDTPKIEEVVAPFNTSMQKIGVLNKITNDNEETKADGLKIQTATNSSTTNNNNNSNSVPKVADTAKEIEKLVMGDNIEDNQHISESAETSKNKDANDETALIKSDSTKKSHNEPDQSQSSSQSSESLLITATTAVVVEEVQEAVKREDEEEDQNQEKEKEKEEEEVKKTVCSNDEKVSGEELNVEKITVKPCDSMTKETEEETLETISMEVERLVTEPLPSNLDNTQSNESEEDKNLEMDVELPENIVEAAENNEQVVKIKDVVESNDQTNLDSEVIENVSLEESAMEIVEESIVNEEEIEDDIKLTTEIDDNDYEVIEKVGDKVTEVNQEVKNEEKQKSVSPEPSSISQEENTNKTSEKAAASEIGNEVKSREEKSSDINKSGVEEGRRVLRARDKLRKSERALKAAEASGEAKSDDLKTNKASTNETGESTGMKSKDETETAVVVKIEEPEPITRGRRSREVKKRKELETSPQSLKSKRSRRDNKKLEQQKEETLLDNEVATINENKRSLSVDKLSKRIEGTKSLRVFSPSESARDKNNDNRSKSENDIETSKVGKTERLSRGRCDSIKLKESSVNPAGDQIEIKEANPKVDDDVTKKESSSEDAVPVITITEVSDNESKATKIQTENVLKDSDEASTSGESTSSVSFKILETPEDKARKESILRLLGLESMEKAAERLEKAKREQYTGTLKTIIRVSKDKDKDKKQSRSPLKMVLKQGRNDGDGGDTSEFYTIQKELGTSGLGDSSSGANRKLSTNHRQSCDEEHEDISVKTRPRLIIPEKYSSFSIHPGRPCADVCCYCFGKFGSLDTPMHLAQLKSDERREKILSAEGHLTTDSCLCDACYRHVDRKANMSPTNTSSKPQRVHRQLLVSKCNVKDCRNPARHTVKRRWIQKIKPSIQNQMKIDVTVEPNQHSSMYFCVDHYALIEKFLICALCTRRLTRNQAYAVTPSETNELNRLLEQQRVPVLVTSGTFLCKLCRYFVNMHFKFKDVESMKANNKAYCKSYRKRLLEIHNIDVTEDEDDELSQQGLSMKDKRKKSKNSLNKSGSSVGSGGGGNSASGTGGPSKFSVDNSDKSTSEKSTPEPVKSNPPATSQIDDTVNRDSDEQHPKASVTDDDTTTETQILDLESAVEKLKKRKALDQHLYSTTSPVFNNNNNNNNNNNNHNTNSNNNNNNDNSNDVVEILAMDKEVTLTRLPKRPKLNNDITPVVQRLGANPSISVRTLFPGEEEMGLHANVEFSNVREVTPQGWEKCATIIQYDRDTKLLWQELQRPYGNQSSFLRHLILLEKYYRSGDLVLAPNASRNAINYSTSVQNRLISYEGPEKVDEPITDPLPNEFSNSRRLSGGYLLERDRLATSTPSTSSLITTPPITTATPDKLSLSQLLQQQQQQKQQTQSSQQLNTKSNPPRILKINTGVSIIKKPPPSLQRLNLPSSSGSNSSNSSVMTNSTANGSAKRKDAFPNKITGSTSGGKVIHMSEPDFKRLQSLKKQKMLSEKMTTTSFPSATSTSTSTSLASLTNSLAVTNVNATNVQQLKSAQIVARQNFQFHEHIRMQQEMLNRQSRGDFEPLICDVRSLINENTPTQNLINNLNLPKSIQVTTKPPSNNPIPILPKIPKSLTVIPQTIHRTVDK